A stretch of the Kushneria konosiri genome encodes the following:
- a CDS encoding TRAP transporter substrate-binding protein: MLAAGVMALATPVQAADYTLKFGHLANDQNIWNKAAMHFKEAVEKNSDGRIEVQVYPNEQLGNEMDMINSIQLGTADMTITGESLQNWAPKAAMMAVPYAFEDSKQLEKAVDGDIGSEIEAQITERTGLVPLTWFERGPRELTSNREIKTPDDLDGLRLRVPNVPLFVDTWQALGARPTPMAFSEVFTSLQQGTIDAQENPLSLIESASLSEVQKYVNMTDHVRSWIYVVIGKRKLDSMPDDLQKVVRDAAGDMQSYERELFAQDQKRLEQALKDKGMTFVEVDKKAFAEKAMPAIKKALNPEQTELLERIEKL, translated from the coding sequence ATGCTGGCCGCTGGCGTCATGGCTCTGGCCACACCGGTACAGGCCGCTGATTACACGCTGAAATTCGGCCATCTGGCCAACGACCAGAACATCTGGAACAAGGCTGCCATGCACTTCAAGGAGGCGGTCGAGAAAAACTCCGACGGTCGTATCGAAGTACAGGTCTATCCCAACGAGCAGCTGGGTAACGAGATGGACATGATCAACTCCATCCAGCTGGGGACGGCCGACATGACCATTACCGGTGAAAGCCTCCAGAACTGGGCGCCCAAGGCCGCCATGATGGCCGTGCCCTATGCCTTTGAAGACAGCAAGCAGCTTGAAAAGGCCGTCGATGGCGATATCGGCAGCGAAATCGAGGCCCAGATCACCGAACGCACCGGGCTGGTCCCGCTGACCTGGTTTGAGCGCGGACCGCGCGAGCTGACCTCCAACCGCGAGATCAAGACCCCGGATGATCTGGATGGTCTGCGTCTGCGTGTGCCCAACGTTCCGCTGTTTGTCGATACCTGGCAGGCGCTGGGCGCACGGCCCACGCCCATGGCCTTCAGTGAAGTGTTTACCTCACTTCAGCAGGGCACCATCGATGCGCAGGAAAACCCGCTGTCTCTGATCGAAAGCGCGAGCCTCTCCGAGGTGCAGAAATACGTCAACATGACCGATCACGTCAGAAGCTGGATCTATGTGGTCATTGGCAAGCGCAAGCTCGACAGCATGCCGGATGATCTTCAAAAGGTGGTGCGTGACGCCGCCGGCGACATGCAAAGTTACGAGCGCGAGCTGTTCGCCCAGGATCAGAAGCGCTTGGAACAGGCCCTCAAGGACAAGGGCATGACCTTTGTCGAGGTCGACAAAAAAGCCTTCGCCGAGAAAGCCATGCCGGCCATCAAGAAAGCGCTCAATCCCGAGCAGACCGAGCTTCTCGAGCGCATCGAAAAGCTCTGA
- a CDS encoding TRAP transporter small permease, which produces MSDTEKRASDALEALDVLGRVPRLGGVFGALVNLLDRLLATIAGLTLISIAGVVIVQILGRLILPAAPVWTEELSRYLFIMMIAVSAGLVMRRGKHISLELFHHRFGVRGACFYQLLISVVLVGFAWLILPYAWQYSSIGAFQTSPALKVSMQWVFGATVVLFGMVILYGVIGAIEAVAGLLGLSRHDKAAPGGERR; this is translated from the coding sequence GTGAGCGACACTGAAAAGCGAGCCAGCGATGCACTGGAGGCGCTTGATGTTCTGGGGCGCGTGCCGCGATTGGGCGGCGTGTTTGGTGCCCTGGTCAACCTGCTGGATCGGCTGCTGGCCACCATCGCCGGTCTGACACTGATCTCGATTGCCGGCGTGGTGATCGTGCAGATTCTCGGGCGTCTGATTCTGCCAGCAGCGCCGGTATGGACCGAGGAGCTGTCGCGCTATCTGTTTATCATGATGATTGCCGTCAGCGCGGGGCTGGTCATGCGCCGTGGCAAGCACATCAGTCTGGAACTCTTTCATCATCGCTTCGGCGTCAGGGGGGCGTGCTTTTATCAGCTGTTGATCAGCGTCGTGCTTGTCGGCTTTGCCTGGCTGATCCTGCCTTATGCCTGGCAGTACTCAAGCATCGGCGCCTTTCAGACGTCTCCGGCGCTCAAGGTATCGATGCAGTGGGTCTTCGGCGCCACCGTGGTGCTGTTTGGCATGGTCATTTTGTACGGCGTGATCGGGGCAATTGAAGCCGTGGCCGGACTTTTGGGCCTGTCTCGTCACGATAAAGCAGCGCCTGGCGGCGAGCGGAGGTAG